In Thunnus thynnus chromosome 13, fThuThy2.1, whole genome shotgun sequence, the following proteins share a genomic window:
- the LOC137196016 gene encoding tripartite motif-containing protein 16-like, with product MAQQGVQLDREAFSCSICLDVLKDLVAIPCGHSYCMSCIKGFWDEEDEKKIYSCPQCRQTFTPRPVLGENTVLAALVEQLKKTGLQAAPADHCYAGPEDVACDVCTGRKRKAFKSCLVCPASYCEKHLQPHYDVVPLKKHKLVDPSKTLQDNICSRHDEVMKMFCRTDQQSICSLCSVDEHKGHNTVSAAAEMTERQRELEVSRHKIQQRIQDREKDVKLLQQEVEAVSRSADKAVEDSEKIFTELIRLIQKRSSDVKQQIRSQQETEVSRVKELQEKLEQEITELKRKDAELKQLSHTEDHNQFLHNYPSLSQLSESTDSSSINIRPLRYFEDVTAAVSELRDQLQDILKEKWTNISLTVTEVDVLLSQPEPKTRAGFLKYSREITLDPNTAHINLLLSEGNRKATFMRKEQSYSSHPDRFTTDWQVLSRESLTGRCYWEVEWSRMGGVYVAVAYKNISRAGNESNFGHNDKSWALDCDTDSYKFWFNNISIPVSGPRSSRVGVYLDHRAGILSFYSVSETMTLLHRVQTTFTQPLYAGLWFYYFGDTAEFCKLK from the coding sequence atggcgcagCAAGGAGTTCAGCTGGACCGGGAAGCTTTCTCTTGTTCTATCTGTCTGGATGTACTGAAGGATCTGGTggctattccctgtggacacagttactgcatgagctgtattaaaggcttctgggatgaagaggatgagaagaaaatctacagctgccctcagtgcagacagaccttcacaccgaggcctgtcctggggGAAAACACCGtgttagcagctttagtggagcagctgaagaagactggactccaagctgctcctgctgatcactgctatgctggacctgaagatgtggcctgtgatgtctgcactgggaggaagcggAAAGCCTTCAaatcctgtctggtgtgtccagcctcttactgtgagaaacacctccagCCTCACTATGATGTCGttccattaaagaaacacaagctggtcgacccctccaaGACGCTGCAGGacaacatctgctctcgtcatgacgaggtgatgaagatgttctgccgtactgatcagcagagtatctgttctctctgctctgtggatgaacataaaggccacaacacagtctcagctgcagcagaaatgactgagaggcagagagagctcgaggtgagtcgacacaaaatccagcagagaatccaggacagagagaaagatgtgaagctgcttcaacaggaagtggaggccgtcagtcgctctgctgataaagcagtggaggacagtgagaagatcttcactgagctgatccgtctcatccagaaaagaagctctgatgtgaagcagcagatcagatcccagcaggaaaccgaagtgagtcgagtcaaagagcttcaggagaagctggagcaggagatcactgagctgaagaggaaagacgctgaactgaagcagctctcacacacagaggatcacaaccagtttctacacaactacccctcactgtcacaactcagtgaatctacagactcatccagcatcaatatccgtcctctgagatactttgaggatgtgacagcagctgtgtcagagctcagagatcaactacaggacatcctgaaggagaaatggacaaacatctcactgacagtgactgaagtggacgttttactgtcacaaccagaacccaagaccagagctggattcttaaaatattcacgtgaaatcacactggatccaaacactgcacacataaatctgttattatctgaggggaacagaaaagcaacattcaTGAGGAAAGaacagtcttattctagtcacccagacagattcactacAGATTggcaggtcctgagtagagagagtctgactggacgttgttactgggaggtggagtggagcagGATGGGAGGAGTTTatgtagcagtcgcatacaagaatatcagcagagcagggaATGAAAGTAACTTTGGACACAATGACAAATCTTGGGCGTTAGATTGTGACACTGACAGTTATAAGTTTTGGTTCAACAACATCTCAATTCCTGTCTCAGGTCCTCggtcctccagagtaggagtgtacctggatcacagagcaggtattctgtccttctacagcgtctctgaaaccatgactctcctccacagagtccagaccacattcactcagcctctctatgctggactttggttttattattttggagacacagctgagttctgtaaactcaaatag